A region from the Brevibacterium paucivorans genome encodes:
- a CDS encoding DUF4357 domain-containing protein, protein MASQKTAHLFLIDGTPNGRIKCSLSNWIGKVYLIPRTEIERSKNRVHLNQTGVYLLFGTEADTGEQFLYVGQAKERQNGKGVLGRVVEHIGDEHLDYFTHVVCIIDSENSFGPTDVSYLENAFHQLAMVAGRVKLKNKSIPSPANVTEEQRAALDDFILNAKILIGTLGYRVFDAVDDVKQPELSQSTGPVDEAEPTLYLNAAEANGTGRQSTDGFVLFAGSKLRAEMTGSVPAAARENRFRYSNRVNSAGELQRDTLFGSPSAAASFLLGTSVNGRVVWKNDSGQTLREIEESEAKAVAETF, encoded by the coding sequence GTGGCTTCGCAGAAAACAGCGCACTTGTTTCTGATAGACGGCACTCCCAACGGGCGGATTAAGTGTTCGCTGTCGAACTGGATAGGGAAAGTCTACCTGATTCCGCGTACCGAGATTGAACGTTCAAAGAACCGTGTACACCTCAATCAAACTGGTGTCTACCTGCTGTTCGGTACTGAGGCTGACACTGGTGAGCAATTCCTGTACGTGGGACAGGCAAAGGAACGTCAAAACGGCAAAGGTGTTCTTGGCCGTGTAGTTGAGCATATTGGAGACGAACATCTCGATTACTTCACTCATGTCGTTTGCATCATAGACTCCGAGAACTCGTTTGGGCCGACAGATGTCTCTTATCTCGAGAACGCGTTCCATCAGCTTGCGATGGTTGCTGGCCGTGTGAAGTTGAAGAACAAGAGCATTCCATCGCCAGCGAACGTTACAGAAGAGCAGCGAGCTGCGCTCGATGATTTTATACTGAACGCAAAGATTCTTATTGGAACCCTTGGCTATCGAGTGTTTGATGCTGTCGACGATGTTAAGCAGCCTGAACTGTCGCAGTCGACCGGCCCTGTTGATGAAGCTGAGCCGACGTTGTACTTAAACGCTGCGGAAGCGAACGGGACAGGTAGACAATCTACTGATGGATTTGTCCTGTTTGCAGGGTCGAAATTGCGTGCGGAAATGACAGGGTCCGTTCCTGCGGCCGCACGTGAGAATCGATTTCGGTATAGCAACCGGGTTAACAGCGCTGGAGAGTTACAACGCGACACGTTATTTGGCTCACCGTCTGCAGCGGCCTCTTTTCTTCTCGGAACTTCGGTGAATGGGCGAGTAGTTTGGAAGAATGATTCTGGCCAGACTTTGCGCGAGATTGAGGAGTCAGAGGCGAAAGCAGTGGCTGAAACGTTCTGA
- a CDS encoding Dam family site-specific DNA-(adenine-N6)-methyltransferase → MRYIGAKNGMLTHIAELLERHVDGDEQTFLDLFAGTNAVGAYFKPRYTMLSNDLLYFSYINAVARIGLNHVPTFRGLAQRGIDTPLKFLEQEAESYLGRNVEGYYELSYSPTGGSMYLTSSNAKRVDSIRSTIAMWHHNGWTTNEENAYLVDALINAVPSVSNTTGTYGAFLKHWDKRALNTLRLTPSAIYNNQYENKCFQQDANELVKEIEADIVYIDPPYNSRQYVANYHVLENIARNSEPELRGVTRLFDWADERSSYCSKRSVKDAMGDLIASVQARHMVISYNSEGLLNEEDLVHLARSCSLDNQIEVVRVPYRRYSSRRSSSSRSVYELLLYARKSQPPSKSVTTTGLTEKVFPLIKSPLNYIGGKYRLLPQIMPLLPQSSHTFVDLFSGGANVGINASAEKHMFIDMNERINELFRYFQKTPIEQVISSIHETIDEWGLSKTNEEAFLRFRKHYNKCPDPISLYVLTSYSYNYQFRFNSNMEFNNPFGRNRSSFSRSMERNLVRFVKRLSCIDACFIDSYFEDLDLSFLQQDDFVYLDPPYLITTGSYNDGNRGFRNWNETSELSLLDRMRQLTQRGVPFALSNVLEHKGRSNELLKEFISEERLHVFNLQYNYDNASHNSKSRGSREVLVTNYRLDRDGRAAVDV, encoded by the coding sequence ATGCGATATATAGGGGCAAAAAATGGCATGCTTACTCACATTGCAGAGTTGTTAGAGCGGCATGTTGATGGTGATGAGCAGACATTTCTTGATCTTTTTGCTGGCACCAACGCTGTAGGGGCGTATTTCAAGCCACGGTACACCATGTTGTCGAATGATCTACTCTACTTTAGCTATATCAATGCGGTGGCCCGCATAGGCCTCAACCATGTGCCAACCTTTCGAGGTTTGGCACAACGAGGAATCGACACGCCTTTGAAGTTTTTGGAACAAGAAGCCGAATCGTACCTCGGACGAAACGTAGAGGGATACTACGAGTTGAGTTACAGTCCAACCGGAGGTTCAATGTACTTGACTTCTAGTAACGCAAAGCGTGTCGACTCAATCCGTTCAACAATCGCAATGTGGCACCACAATGGTTGGACTACAAATGAAGAGAATGCTTACCTTGTAGACGCGCTAATTAACGCAGTTCCATCTGTAAGCAACACCACCGGCACGTACGGTGCTTTCCTAAAACACTGGGATAAGCGTGCCTTAAATACACTACGCCTAACCCCGAGCGCCATTTACAATAATCAGTATGAAAATAAATGCTTTCAGCAGGACGCGAATGAGCTTGTAAAAGAGATCGAAGCAGACATTGTCTATATCGATCCTCCGTACAATTCGCGACAGTATGTTGCAAACTATCACGTTCTTGAAAATATCGCGCGTAATAGTGAACCAGAATTGCGTGGTGTAACGCGTCTTTTCGATTGGGCTGACGAACGAAGTTCTTATTGTTCAAAACGTAGCGTTAAAGACGCTATGGGGGACCTTATTGCCAGCGTTCAAGCGCGACACATGGTCATTAGCTACAACTCTGAAGGCCTCCTCAATGAGGAAGATCTGGTTCATCTCGCACGCAGTTGTTCACTTGATAATCAGATCGAAGTAGTTCGTGTTCCGTACAGAAGATACTCCTCAAGAAGATCGTCATCTTCGCGCTCAGTCTATGAGCTACTTCTCTATGCGCGAAAAAGCCAGCCGCCATCAAAGTCAGTGACAACCACAGGGCTCACTGAAAAAGTGTTTCCTCTTATTAAAAGTCCACTTAATTATATCGGTGGAAAGTATCGCCTTCTTCCACAAATCATGCCTTTGCTGCCACAGTCTTCACACACCTTCGTCGATCTATTCAGTGGTGGTGCAAATGTTGGCATCAATGCGAGTGCCGAGAAGCACATGTTTATCGACATGAATGAGCGTATTAACGAGTTATTTAGATATTTTCAGAAGACTCCTATTGAACAAGTTATCTCTTCGATTCATGAGACTATTGATGAGTGGGGCTTATCCAAGACTAATGAGGAGGCGTTTCTAAGATTTCGAAAACACTACAATAAGTGTCCTGACCCTATTTCGCTCTATGTGCTAACTTCATATAGCTATAATTATCAGTTTCGATTCAATTCAAATATGGAGTTTAATAATCCATTCGGCAGAAATAGAAGCTCATTCTCACGCAGCATGGAACGCAATCTGGTGCGTTTTGTTAAACGTCTCAGTTGTATCGACGCATGTTTCATAGACAGTTATTTTGAGGACCTGGACCTTAGTTTTCTCCAGCAGGATGACTTCGTTTATCTAGATCCGCCTTATCTAATTACAACTGGTAGCTACAACGATGGCAACAGAGGATTTCGCAATTGGAATGAAACGTCTGAGCTATCGTTGCTTGATCGGATGCGTCAACTTACACAGCGTGGCGTACCGTTTGCCTTGAGTAACGTTTTAGAGCATAAAGGGAGGTCCAATGAACTTCTTAAGGAGTTCATTTCGGAAGAACGACTCCATGTTTTCAACCTGCAATACAACTACGATAATGCATCTCACAACAGCAAGTCGCGAGGCAGCCGCGAGGTTCTGGTTACAAACTACAGGCTAGATAGAGATGGGCGTGCCGCGGTTGATGTTTAG
- a CDS encoding restriction endonuclease FokI C-terminal domain-containing protein: MNKVHRRTYGWVQNPSNFENLKLVVQIFDSSTAHYKALRDDLVCRLIPFIDLRNQLHDKLLNCTETFTYKELVGTSKDKNNETPKRRSDAVADGLIQVTILPQNHKTTGKEWTDNWTSDGYLRWALSLGLVTHNRATDTCSLTETGREFAQSEKSPEEDQTLIDSLLAYPPAIRILQLLDESRKPVNKFYLGSNLGFKGERGFTSYEDATMRDWLKLSTSKEEQTKIRSDIEGTADKYARGIASWLEKLGFVVSHSTTIQTSLGVCAGFREFSITAKGRHALRRSKGSSKNRRIPKYVNWEFLAIDGNTDEEKQRKDYVRTRRAHIIEILSTTKSFKNLMTRLKSLGFHDSETVVRADIEGLQGIGISVITSGNSVTLKDTIKGLDIPPLGVTPERQRTIHDKRKEKIMERTSLPLKFYELYDIAFDPKRSRDFEILTVELFKLATNTNARVLGGSLRPDGIVYQQADGQSPGIIIDTKAYADGYSKIKSQEDEMVRYIEDNQFRDPKRNPTKWWESFPKTISPKNTTFLWVSSTFTGAFDEQLKSTYHRTNANGGAVAVDQLLIGVDKVCRGELTSEELFDSLKRNQIATF; the protein is encoded by the coding sequence ATGAACAAAGTACACCGGAGAACATACGGGTGGGTGCAGAACCCGTCTAACTTTGAGAACTTAAAGCTTGTCGTTCAAATCTTTGACTCCTCAACTGCCCATTACAAAGCCTTACGTGACGATCTCGTTTGCCGCCTGATCCCTTTTATCGATCTACGAAACCAATTGCACGACAAATTACTAAACTGCACTGAAACGTTCACATATAAAGAACTAGTTGGCACCTCAAAGGACAAAAACAACGAAACGCCAAAACGAAGAAGTGATGCAGTTGCGGACGGCTTAATCCAAGTGACCATACTTCCTCAAAACCATAAAACCACAGGGAAAGAGTGGACAGACAATTGGACCTCAGATGGCTACTTACGATGGGCGCTCAGTCTGGGCCTAGTCACACACAATCGGGCCACCGACACTTGTTCACTCACAGAAACAGGGCGCGAATTCGCCCAGTCTGAGAAGTCACCAGAAGAGGATCAAACGCTAATAGACTCTCTGCTAGCCTACCCACCAGCAATACGAATACTTCAGCTTCTAGACGAGTCACGCAAACCCGTAAACAAGTTCTATCTTGGCTCCAACCTTGGATTCAAGGGCGAGCGAGGGTTTACCTCTTACGAAGATGCAACAATGCGTGATTGGCTCAAGTTATCGACTTCCAAAGAAGAACAAACGAAAATCCGGTCCGACATTGAAGGAACCGCTGACAAGTACGCGCGAGGAATAGCAAGCTGGCTTGAGAAACTCGGGTTCGTCGTTTCTCACTCCACCACAATACAAACCTCTTTGGGTGTGTGCGCAGGATTTAGAGAGTTTTCGATAACTGCAAAAGGACGGCACGCTTTACGCCGATCAAAAGGCTCTTCAAAAAATAGACGCATTCCCAAGTATGTAAACTGGGAATTTTTAGCCATCGATGGCAATACTGATGAAGAAAAACAGAGAAAGGACTACGTAAGAACTCGTCGCGCACATATCATTGAAATTCTATCGACAACTAAGTCGTTCAAGAATCTAATGACTCGCCTCAAATCGCTTGGCTTCCACGATTCAGAAACTGTTGTCCGCGCTGACATTGAAGGGCTACAGGGTATCGGCATTTCAGTCATCACTAGCGGCAACAGTGTAACTCTGAAGGACACAATAAAAGGATTAGATATCCCACCTCTTGGCGTTACCCCTGAACGACAGAGGACAATTCACGATAAGCGCAAAGAAAAGATCATGGAACGGACTTCCCTACCGTTAAAGTTCTATGAGCTATACGATATCGCTTTCGACCCCAAGAGGTCTCGTGACTTTGAGATTCTCACAGTGGAACTGTTCAAACTAGCAACTAATACAAATGCTCGAGTTCTTGGTGGATCCTTGCGACCAGATGGCATTGTTTACCAACAGGCCGACGGACAAAGTCCAGGAATCATCATTGACACGAAAGCGTATGCTGATGGTTACTCAAAGATAAAAAGCCAGGAAGACGAGATGGTGCGGTACATTGAGGACAATCAGTTTCGCGACCCAAAGCGCAACCCAACCAAATGGTGGGAATCATTTCCCAAAACAATTTCACCCAAAAATACGACTTTTCTTTGGGTTTCAAGTACCTTCACAGGCGCCTTCGATGAGCAACTGAAGTCCACTTACCATCGAACAAATGCAAACGGCGGAGCTGTGGCAGTTGACCAGCTCTTAATCGGAGTGGACAAGGTATGCCGGGGTGAACTCACATCAGAAGAGCTGTTCGATTCACTCAAGCGAAATCAGATTGCAACTTTCTAA
- the alaS gene encoding alanine--tRNA ligase, translating to MKTAEIKRRWLEFFESKGHTVVPSASVISSDPSILFNIAGMVQFIPYLTGREPAPFPRATSVQKCVRTADIEEVGQTTRHGTFFQMNGNFSFGDYFKSEAIAMAWELLTTPEDNGGLGFDPNRLWVTVHEDDAASIDLWLEETSMPRERIQMRGNEDNFWHTGQPGPGGYCSEIYYDRGPAYGKEGGPVADEDRYIEIWNLVFMEFELSEVRTKVDFDIKGDLPAKNIDTGMGLERVAFLKQGVENMYEIDEVYPVIKKAEELSGHTYGTNHNDDVRMRVVADHVRSALVIIGDGVRPGNEGRGYILRRLLRRAIRAMRLLGVTQPVLPHLLPVSKDAMKQSYPELDTDFDRISKIAYAEETAFLRTLESGTQLLTRTVAEVGKGGTIDGAVAFTLHDTHGFPIDLTVEMAHEAGVEVDVDGFKAHMEEQRQRAKADAKSKKGGGANLTAYSHLLEAGTSEFVGYDNLNTLATVRGIIKDGEAVPVAHAGDTVDVVLDITPFYAESGGQTADIGHLTGPDLTARVTDVQNILAGLPTHKVTVETGELETGALITAQVDPDHRYQAQQAHSATHLIHAALREVLGSNATQAGSLNNPGYLRFDYSYPEALSPAARQEIEECANTAVRDNFEVGYDFLPFEEAKKSGAMALFGERYPEIVRVVDINGTWSRELCGGTHVTRTAEIGPISLTSEASVGSGTRRIEASVGLDAMKQLARERSTVAQLSELLKVPGPEVYQRVTGLMDRIKEAERTIAQLNQEKVLARATDAAASAQKLGPATVVTTELGEVANAADVRSFVLDVRNRLDDPAHVIAAVGLANDKPAVVIAVGPDAQQAGLKAGALVTSACKTLGGGGGGKPDLAQGGGQDATKVTQALQNVRDQVANS from the coding sequence ATGAAGACCGCAGAAATTAAGCGCCGCTGGCTGGAATTCTTCGAATCCAAAGGCCACACCGTGGTGCCATCTGCGTCCGTGATCTCGTCCGACCCCTCCATCCTCTTCAACATCGCAGGCATGGTGCAGTTCATCCCATACCTCACCGGCCGCGAACCCGCACCCTTCCCACGCGCCACCAGCGTGCAAAAGTGCGTGCGCACCGCCGACATCGAAGAAGTGGGCCAAACCACCCGCCACGGCACGTTCTTCCAAATGAACGGAAACTTCAGCTTTGGCGACTACTTCAAGAGCGAAGCCATCGCCATGGCCTGGGAACTGCTCACCACCCCAGAAGACAACGGTGGCCTGGGCTTTGACCCCAACCGCCTTTGGGTCACCGTCCACGAAGACGACGCCGCCTCGATCGACCTGTGGCTCGAAGAAACCAGCATGCCCCGCGAACGTATCCAAATGCGCGGCAACGAAGACAACTTCTGGCACACCGGCCAACCCGGCCCCGGCGGCTACTGCTCCGAAATCTACTACGACCGCGGGCCCGCATACGGCAAAGAAGGCGGCCCGGTCGCTGACGAAGACCGCTACATCGAAATCTGGAACCTCGTCTTCATGGAGTTCGAACTCTCCGAGGTCCGCACCAAAGTCGACTTCGACATCAAAGGCGACCTTCCCGCCAAAAACATCGACACCGGCATGGGCCTGGAACGCGTGGCGTTCCTCAAACAAGGTGTCGAGAACATGTACGAAATCGACGAAGTCTACCCCGTCATCAAAAAGGCCGAAGAACTCTCCGGCCACACCTACGGCACCAACCACAACGACGACGTCCGCATGCGCGTTGTCGCCGACCACGTGCGCTCCGCCCTCGTCATCATCGGCGACGGCGTGCGTCCCGGCAACGAAGGCCGCGGCTACATCCTGCGCCGCCTTCTGCGCCGCGCCATCCGCGCCATGCGCCTGCTGGGCGTCACTCAACCCGTGCTCCCACACCTGCTGCCCGTCTCCAAAGACGCCATGAAGCAGTCCTACCCAGAACTCGACACCGACTTCGACCGCATTTCCAAGATCGCCTACGCAGAAGAAACCGCGTTCCTGCGCACCCTGGAATCCGGCACCCAGCTGCTCACCCGCACCGTCGCCGAGGTGGGTAAAGGTGGCACTATCGACGGCGCCGTGGCATTTACCCTCCACGACACCCACGGCTTCCCGATCGACCTCACCGTGGAAATGGCCCACGAAGCAGGCGTGGAAGTCGACGTCGACGGCTTCAAAGCCCACATGGAAGAACAGCGCCAACGCGCCAAAGCCGACGCGAAGTCCAAGAAGGGCGGGGGAGCGAACCTCACCGCCTACTCCCACCTACTCGAAGCCGGCACCTCGGAATTCGTGGGCTACGACAACCTCAACACTCTGGCCACCGTGCGCGGCATCATCAAAGACGGCGAAGCCGTTCCCGTGGCACACGCCGGCGACACGGTCGACGTTGTCCTGGACATCACCCCGTTCTACGCCGAATCCGGTGGCCAAACCGCCGACATCGGCCACCTCACCGGCCCTGACCTCACCGCTCGTGTCACCGACGTTCAGAACATCCTGGCCGGGCTACCCACGCACAAGGTCACGGTTGAAACCGGTGAGCTGGAAACCGGCGCCCTCATCACCGCGCAGGTCGATCCAGACCACCGCTACCAAGCCCAGCAGGCACACTCGGCAACCCACCTCATCCACGCCGCCCTGCGTGAAGTTCTGGGCTCGAACGCCACCCAGGCCGGATCGCTCAACAACCCCGGCTACCTGCGCTTCGACTACTCGTACCCTGAAGCACTCAGCCCAGCAGCCCGCCAAGAAATCGAAGAATGTGCCAACACCGCAGTCCGCGACAACTTCGAAGTGGGCTACGACTTCCTGCCATTCGAAGAGGCCAAGAAATCCGGCGCCATGGCCCTGTTCGGTGAACGCTACCCAGAAATCGTGCGCGTGGTTGACATAAACGGCACCTGGTCCCGCGAACTTTGCGGAGGAACCCACGTCACCCGTACCGCAGAAATCGGACCCATCTCGCTAACCAGCGAAGCCTCCGTGGGCTCCGGCACCCGCCGCATCGAAGCCAGCGTGGGACTTGACGCCATGAAGCAACTGGCACGCGAACGCTCCACCGTGGCCCAGCTGTCGGAGCTTCTCAAGGTGCCCGGCCCCGAGGTTTACCAGCGCGTCACCGGCCTCATGGACCGCATCAAAGAAGCCGAACGCACCATCGCTCAACTCAACCAAGAAAAGGTCCTGGCCCGCGCAACCGACGCAGCCGCCAGCGCCCAGAAACTCGGCCCCGCAACCGTGGTCACAACGGAGCTCGGTGAGGTGGCAAACGCCGCCGACGTCCGCTCCTTCGTCCTTGACGTTCGCAACCGCCTGGACGACCCAGCCCACGTCATCGCAGCAGTTGGACTGGCCAACGACAAACCCGCCGTCGTCATCGCGGTAGGCCCTGACGCACAGCAAGCCGGTCTGAAAGCCGGAGCTCTTGTCACCTCGGCGTGCAAAACCCTGGGCGGCGGCGGAGGTGGCAAGCCCGACCTCGCACAGGGTGGTGGCCAGGACGCCACCAAGGTGACCCAAGCACTCCAAAACGTGCGCGACCAGGTAGCGAACTCGTGA
- the ruvX gene encoding Holliday junction resolvase RuvX, whose translation MRRGRRLGIDVGAVRVGIAHSDPDGILASPLEVVNRRGGDNFALRRIQEIVEEVDPVELVIGDPTSLDGTARQSADKARRFAQKIVDRTGLPVRYVDERFTTTQAHLMLQAAGKSSKQRRETVDAQAAVVILQTALDALAREDNSGD comes from the coding sequence GTGAGGCGCGGCCGGCGCTTAGGAATCGACGTGGGGGCGGTGCGCGTGGGAATCGCCCACAGCGACCCCGACGGGATCCTCGCCTCACCTCTTGAAGTGGTTAACCGCCGAGGTGGCGACAACTTCGCGCTGCGCCGAATCCAAGAGATCGTGGAGGAAGTCGACCCGGTCGAACTGGTGATAGGAGACCCCACGTCCTTAGACGGCACAGCGCGCCAGTCCGCGGACAAAGCTCGGCGTTTCGCCCAGAAGATCGTGGACCGCACAGGACTCCCGGTAAGGTACGTGGATGAACGTTTTACCACCACACAAGCGCACCTGATGTTACAAGCAGCAGGAAAATCGTCTAAGCAACGACGCGAAACCGTGGACGCGCAAGCCGCCGTGGTGATCCTGCAAACAGCTCTCGACGCTCTCGCACGTGAGGACAACAGTGGGGATTGA
- the mltG gene encoding endolytic transglycosylase MltG translates to MGIDDVFENKGTRKDARQRRHNRKIRRRRITAIVVVLALIAGVSGVVAVSTASGAFSNLFGAKKDYEGEGEGSIDVTVIPGASASQVANQLVEEDVIRSADPFLKEVESRGFVIKAGTFKMRKRMSSSAAVDALEDATAAQRLTVAEGHTIKTIKANAIKAGVNEQQLDKAIDKKKPKDYGLDIDAPNLEGYLYPATYDIDPSRPAEALVQDMVNKTKDELNRLAIPHDDAHYYLTLASLVEKEATSDPEVQAKVARVFVNRVGKKSQTGGLLQSDATVAYIHGARQDLTTTKKERESNNPYNTYKHKGWTPGPINSPGEPAVRAAMKPAKGDWQFFVATDPDNGTVKFANNYQEHQKNVEEFRKWLREHRKKNG, encoded by the coding sequence GTGGGGATTGACGACGTATTCGAAAACAAGGGCACCCGCAAGGACGCCCGGCAGCGCAGGCACAACCGGAAAATTCGGCGCCGTCGCATCACCGCCATCGTTGTAGTGCTCGCCCTCATAGCCGGAGTCAGCGGGGTTGTGGCAGTCAGCACGGCCTCGGGCGCGTTCTCTAACCTGTTCGGTGCCAAGAAGGACTACGAAGGCGAAGGCGAAGGCAGCATCGACGTCACTGTGATCCCGGGCGCGTCCGCCAGCCAGGTCGCCAACCAGTTGGTCGAAGAAGACGTCATCCGATCCGCCGACCCCTTCCTCAAAGAAGTCGAAAGTCGCGGCTTCGTCATCAAAGCCGGCACGTTCAAAATGCGCAAACGCATGAGCTCCAGCGCCGCCGTCGACGCCCTAGAAGACGCCACCGCCGCGCAACGCCTCACCGTGGCAGAAGGCCACACCATCAAGACCATCAAAGCCAACGCGATCAAAGCCGGCGTCAACGAACAGCAGCTCGACAAGGCCATCGACAAGAAGAAACCCAAGGACTACGGCCTCGACATCGACGCGCCCAACCTCGAGGGCTACCTGTACCCGGCCACCTACGACATCGACCCGTCACGCCCCGCCGAAGCCCTGGTCCAAGATATGGTCAACAAGACCAAGGACGAACTCAACCGGCTCGCCATTCCACACGACGACGCCCACTACTACCTGACCCTTGCCAGCCTGGTAGAAAAAGAAGCCACCAGTGACCCTGAGGTGCAAGCCAAGGTAGCGCGCGTGTTCGTCAACCGCGTGGGGAAGAAGTCCCAAACCGGCGGTCTGCTCCAGTCCGACGCCACCGTGGCCTATATCCACGGTGCGCGTCAGGACCTGACCACCACAAAGAAGGAACGCGAAAGCAACAACCCGTACAACACGTACAAACACAAAGGGTGGACGCCCGGCCCCATCAACTCACCCGGCGAACCCGCAGTGCGCGCGGCCATGAAACCCGCCAAGGGTGACTGGCAGTTCTTCGTAGCAACCGACCCAGACAACGGCACCGTGAAGTTCGCCAACAACTACCAAGAGCACCAGAAAAACGTCGAAGAGTTCCGCAAGTGGCTACGCGAACACCGCAAGAAAAATGGATAA
- a CDS encoding shikimate dehydrogenase family protein — protein MDKFNACVAGSPIAHSKSPDLHTAALTALGIPGEYGSVELTEDQLATHIDTHPELVGMSCTMPLKTTLAQLAYERNWNIDPTVTATRVANTFVRTPTPSVYNTDVAGIVGALRTSVTSAAIVGSGATAASALVALKELGCATVDIYARNQRTRADLAQLAQSLDMDATHAGLEKINWDHDVIVSTLPTGVDLDVPARLSATVLDVAYAHGSVGEKAKQAGAEVVPGLAMLVEQAVAQFIHFVGVTGRSLSASEVQRATVAMYEAVNLTPPKGDSWSPSH, from the coding sequence ATGGATAAGTTCAACGCCTGCGTGGCCGGGTCGCCCATTGCGCACTCCAAGTCTCCGGACCTGCACACGGCCGCGCTCACAGCACTGGGCATTCCGGGGGAGTACGGCTCGGTCGAACTCACGGAAGATCAACTGGCCACCCACATCGACACGCACCCGGAACTCGTGGGCATGTCGTGCACCATGCCGCTCAAAACCACCCTGGCCCAACTGGCGTACGAACGAAACTGGAACATCGACCCCACCGTGACCGCCACCCGGGTCGCCAACACGTTCGTGCGCACCCCCACGCCGTCCGTCTACAACACTGACGTCGCTGGAATCGTGGGCGCCCTGCGAACCTCTGTCACCTCGGCGGCCATTGTGGGTTCCGGCGCCACCGCAGCCAGCGCGCTTGTCGCCCTCAAAGAACTGGGTTGCGCGACCGTGGATATCTACGCCCGCAACCAACGGACCCGTGCTGACCTGGCCCAACTCGCCCAATCACTGGACATGGACGCCACCCACGCTGGCCTGGAGAAGATCAATTGGGACCACGACGTCATCGTGAGCACCTTGCCCACGGGTGTGGACCTGGACGTCCCCGCCCGTCTGTCCGCCACGGTGCTGGACGTCGCGTACGCGCACGGGTCAGTGGGGGAGAAGGCTAAGCAAGCCGGCGCCGAGGTGGTCCCCGGCCTGGCAATGTTGGTGGAGCAGGCTGTCGCCCAGTTCATTCACTTTGTGGGCGTCACCGGCAGGTCGTTAAGCGCGTCCGAGGTTCAACGGGCTACCGTTGCTATGTACGAAGCCGTCAACCTGACCCCGCCGAAAGGAGACTCATGGAGTCCGTCTCACTAG